Proteins from a single region of Anticarsia gemmatalis isolate Benzon Research Colony breed Stoneville strain chromosome 30, ilAntGemm2 primary, whole genome shotgun sequence:
- the LOC142985403 gene encoding cytotoxic granule associated RNA binding protein TIA1 isoform X2: MVVPAGPASIPSGPGKDCSPCLSKGNKEQEHYHIFVGDLSPEIETQSLRDAFAPFGEISDCRVVRDPQTLKSKGYGFVSFLKKSEAESAITSMNGQWLGSRSIRTNWATRKPPAPKNELNSKPLTFDEVYNQSSPTNCTVYCGGLTTGLTEELMQKTFQPFGTIQEIRVFKDKGYAFIRFSTKESATHAIVAVHNTDVNGQPVKCSWGKESGDPNNAQAQGQLPTAYSPFGAAYTAGGVPPTSYWYNTYPQQLGGFLQGVQGVQGYTYAGQFAGYQQQYMGKDYGWTNGGTCSSVGGVQLPWALGGAVGSVGSVGGVAAMSQPPQVLHYPAVQHFQVQPIGEDEWLAPSLLV; the protein is encoded by the exons AGCACTACCACATTTTCGTGGGTGACCTGAGTCCAGAGATCGAGACCCAGAGCCTTCGAGATGCCTTCGCGCCCTTCGGAGAGATATC TGATTGTCGAGTGGTACGCGACCCACAGACGCTGAAGTCCAAGGGCTACGGGTTCGTTTCCTTTTTGAAGAAATCG GAAGCGGAATCAGCCATAACCTCGATGAATGGCCAGTGGCTTGGCTCCAGGTCTATTCGCACCAACTGGGCGACTAGGAAGCCACCAGCGCCTAAGAATGAGC TGAACTCCAAACCCCTAACCTTCGACGAGGTCTACAACCAGAGCTCCCCTACCAACTGCACGGTCTACTGCGGCGGCCTCACCACCGGTCTGACCGAGGAGCTGATGCAAAAGACCTTCCAGCCGTTTGGGACTATTCAGGAGATAAGGGTCTTTAAGGACAAAGGATATGCTTTCATCAG ATTCTCTACAAAGGAGAGCGCAACCCACGCTATCGTGGCGGTCCACAACACTGATGTGAACGGACAGCCCGTCAAGTGCTCCTGGGGCAAGGAGTCTGGAGACCCCAACAACGCTCAGGCTCAGGGCCAG cTGCCGACTGCGTACAGTCCTTTCGGCGCCGCTTACACAGCCGGCGGAGTGCCCCCCACTTCTTACTGGTATAATACCTACCCTCAGCAACTTGGGGGCTTCCTCCAAGGAGTCCAAGGGGTCCAGGGATATACCTATGCTGGACAATTCGCTGGCTATCAACAGCAGTACATGGG TAAGGACTATGGCTGGACTAACGGTGGCACGTGTTCCAGTGTGGGAGGGGTGCAGCTTCCCTGGGCTTTAGGGGGTGCTGTGGGGTCTGTCGGCTCGGTGGGAGGGGTGGCTGCTATGTCGCAACCCCCACAAGTGTTGCATTACCCCGCTGTGCAGCACTTCCAAGTACAACCA ATTGGGGAGGACGAATGGCTTGCTCCGAGTCTCTTGGTGTGA